The region GCCATTCTCCACCATGGCAATATCAATATCGTACTGCACTCCATCAATCTCAACGGTGGCGAATTGTCCCTCTCGCTTAATCAACTTTACACTGGCAATTCTATCACCAATTTTAACTTCGTATCCCATTTTATTTGTTATTTACACTGTATGGATTTAGGCCCATCAAATTCTTTGTAAATTCTTTTTCAACCCGTAGTTCTTCCAATTATCAGTTCCATGGGTAACCGTAAAATCGCTCATGGCAACCTTCTCCATCTTGGTGATATAATCGAAATAGGCGGCAATTACGGCCATATCCTTAAAAATTTTTGATTCCTTGGAAGCAACGGCCATCAACTCATCGATATGCTCATCGATAAAGTGCGTGTTGTAATTCCCCTTCCGAAAATCGGGATTATCCATAATTCGCTTAAGAAAGCGAATAGAAGTTTTTACACCCGTTATTTTGTACTCGTACAACGCACGTTTCATGCGCTCAATGGCCTCCTCGCGGGTTCGCCCCCAAGCAATCAGCTTGGTAATCATTGGATCGTAGTAGATGGGTATCTCGTAGCCATCGTAAACATAGCCATCGGTTCGGAGTCCCAATCCGTTGGGCTCGCTGATGTGGCGGATTAAACCCGGCGATGGCATAAATCCGTTGAAAGGATCCTCGGCCGAAACACGGCACTCAATGGCATGCCCATGCTGGTAAACCTCTTCCTGCTTAAATGATATTGGCAAATCGGAGGCAACCCTAAATTGCTCCTTTACCAAATCGATACCGGTTACACGCTCGGTAATTGGGTGCTCAACCTGCAAGCGGGTATTCATCTCAAGGAAATAGAAATTCCTATCGGCATCAACCAAAAACTCAATAGTTCCAGCACCATAGTAGTTTACTGCCTTTGCCGCTTTTACTGCAGCTTCGCCCATTTGCTGGCGCAGCTCAGGGGTAATAAATGGCGATGGGGTTTCCTCGATCATTTTCTGATGGCGACGCTGGATGGAACACTCACGCTCGAACAGGTGAACCGTATTGCCATACTTATCGGCCAAAATTTGAAATTCGATGTGATGTGGATGCTCCACGTACTTCTCTATATAAACAGTATCATCGCCAAACGATGACATAGCCTCGGATTGAGCCATT is a window of Tenuifilaceae bacterium CYCD DNA encoding:
- a CDS encoding acetyl-CoA carboxylase biotin carboxylase subunit, yielding MIKKVLIANRGEIAVRVARSCHEMGILSVAVYSDSDRRAMHVRYADEAYYIGPSPSRESYLNGDKIIETALKCGADAIHPGYGFLSENAEFARKCKSAGLIFIGPDPNAITTMGDKITARQTMIAAGVPVVPGTQQKVVDADAVRKIVAEIGLPIIIKASAGGGGKGMRLVRKESDLISSLKMAQSEAMSSFGDDTVYIEKYVEHPHHIEFQILADKYGNTVHLFERECSIQRRHQKMIEETPSPFITPELRQQMGEAAVKAAKAVNYYGAGTIEFLVDADRNFYFLEMNTRLQVEHPITERVTGIDLVKEQFRVASDLPISFKQEEVYQHGHAIECRVSAEDPFNGFMPSPGLIRHISEPNGLGLRTDGYVYDGYEIPIYYDPMITKLIAWGRTREEAIERMKRALYEYKITGVKTSIRFLKRIMDNPDFRKGNYNTHFIDEHIDELMAVASKESKIFKDMAVIAAYFDYITKMEKVAMSDFTVTHGTDNWKNYGLKKNLQRI